ATTGATCGGCGTAAGGAGCAGGCCCAGAACTACCAGGCCCATAAACAGAACCAAAGCCCTTTTCATCGTTTATCACCGATTTAAAGTGCATCTCAACCTTTATAACCTTTCCCTGGAAGTTAATTCTGCGATGATGAGTGAATCCAATGCTGACGGGATGATGAACCCAGAACCTGAGCGCCAGATTGAAAACGAAAGGCGAACCAAAATGGAGAAACAGCTTGAGGAGCTCTACTCCAGCATCCAACAGCTGAAAAAAGAGAACGAGGAACGGAAAGCTCCAGACCAGCTTGGGTGGGACGACATCGCCCAGGAAATCATCGGCGCGGTCACCTTTGCCCTTCCGTTTCTATTCACTTCAGAGCTGTGGGAGATAGCCAAGGACATCTCAGTTGAACGCTCCCTTCTGGTGTTCTTAATGACCCTCGGAGTCGCCTAC
The Thermococcus sp. genome window above contains:
- a CDS encoding DUF2391 family protein → MMSESNADGMMNPEPERQIENERRTKMEKQLEELYSSIQQLKKENEERKAPDQLGWDDIAQEIIGAVTFALPFLFTSELWEIAKDISVERSLLVFLMTLGVAYLFIAKSRIGNLKREELFHVPKRLLTVTGIAYFISAGLIYLYGINSLADFTGGQYLNATILISTFAVIGAITVDMVK